In the Colwellia sp. 20A7 genome, one interval contains:
- a CDS encoding TonB-dependent receptor, whose amino-acid sequence MLLKLQTKVVSLPMEKLFLGALITLCSFMFAIDAVGQDFQYHGFIAQGIIDVENSDFVDDDGAVSPKLTEVGFNASYQLNDNLRLAGQVVYLNGGNRYAEDVRIDYALLDWSVYKSESWQANLYLGRFKNNHWLYSSSRDIPFARPSIILPQSVYFDGFRDIAVGGDGAALKISHSDDDYGNFDFNLSYGTSIISDKQGEIILGDQIKGSLEQNYDFQTSLYWQPSFSSWRFGISYLDSVFSYNAMDFSDIFFDGEFSFKFYTMNALYEGERWELSGEIYQEVFDSQGFYTPTYNKAPVGQGMYVQSRFKVSDELTLLARYENFYNDRDDKNGEAMSEEFGGLIPAYFGYHRDSVIGLSYDFSSNLRLRLEYHWLQGGGRLTPVVLPNPSANDHKNWELWAMQLMYWF is encoded by the coding sequence ATGTTATTAAAATTACAAACTAAAGTGGTAAGTTTACCTATGGAAAAATTGTTTCTTGGGGCATTAATTACTCTATGTTCATTTATGTTTGCAATTGATGCTGTAGGGCAAGATTTCCAATATCATGGTTTTATTGCACAAGGGATCATTGATGTTGAAAACAGTGATTTTGTTGATGATGATGGCGCAGTATCGCCTAAACTAACAGAAGTAGGTTTTAATGCTTCCTACCAGTTAAACGATAATTTAAGGCTAGCAGGTCAAGTCGTATACTTAAATGGTGGTAATAGATACGCTGAAGATGTTCGTATTGATTACGCTTTATTAGATTGGTCAGTATATAAAAGCGAAAGCTGGCAAGCCAATCTTTATTTAGGCCGCTTTAAAAATAATCATTGGCTTTATTCTAGCTCTAGAGATATTCCATTTGCTCGACCTAGTATTATTCTACCACAATCAGTTTATTTTGATGGGTTTCGAGATATTGCCGTTGGCGGCGATGGGGCGGCACTTAAAATAAGTCATAGTGATGATGACTATGGAAACTTTGACTTTAATTTGAGTTACGGTACGTCGATAATTTCAGATAAACAGGGTGAAATTATCTTAGGTGATCAAATTAAAGGTTCACTAGAACAAAATTATGATTTTCAAACTAGCTTATACTGGCAACCTAGCTTTTCCTCGTGGCGGTTTGGTATATCTTATTTAGATTCTGTTTTTAGTTATAACGCAATGGACTTTAGCGACATATTTTTTGATGGTGAATTTTCTTTTAAATTTTACACTATGAATGCTTTATATGAAGGAGAGCGTTGGGAGCTTAGTGGCGAAATTTATCAAGAAGTATTTGACTCCCAAGGCTTTTATACTCCTACATATAATAAAGCACCCGTTGGGCAGGGAATGTATGTACAGTCTCGATTTAAGGTGAGTGATGAATTAACCTTGCTTGCTCGCTATGAAAATTTTTATAATGATCGAGATGATAAAAATGGAGAGGCAATGTCAGAGGAATTTGGTGGCCTTATTCCTGCTTACTTTGGTTATCATAGAGATAGTGTTATTGGTTTGTCATACGATTTTTCTAGTAATTTAAGGTTAAGACTTGAATACCACTGGCTTCAAGGCGGTGGTAGACTTACCCCAGTTGTTTTACCTAATCCAAGCGCCAATGATCATAAAAATTGGGAACTTTGGGCTATGCAGCTGATGTATTGGTTCTAA
- the aroQ gene encoding type II 3-dehydroquinate dehydratase — MSTKFEILVLNGPNLNMLGKREPEIYGAQTLDEIIEALAKQAQAQEIKLSHLQSNAEHLLIEAIHQAYKKVDFIIINPAAFTHTSVALRDALLSVDIPFIEVHLSNVHAREEFRHHSYLSDVATGVICGLGANGYSYALQSAAAWLNKT, encoded by the coding sequence ATGAGTACTAAGTTTGAGATTTTGGTGTTAAATGGACCTAATTTAAATATGTTAGGTAAGCGTGAGCCTGAAATTTATGGCGCACAAACATTAGACGAAATAATTGAAGCATTAGCAAAGCAAGCACAAGCGCAAGAGATTAAGCTTTCTCACTTGCAATCTAACGCTGAACATCTGCTCATAGAAGCGATACATCAAGCTTATAAAAAAGTAGATTTTATTATTATAAATCCTGCTGCATTTACACATACAAGTGTCGCGCTTCGTGACGCTTTATTGTCAGTAGATATACCATTTATTGAAGTACATTTATCTAATGTGCATGCAAGAGAAGAATTTAGACATCATTCCTATTTGTCTGATGTTGCAACCGGTGTGATTTGTGGGTTAGGTGCAAATGGATATAGTTATGCACTTCAATCTGCAGCAGC